Proteins from a genomic interval of Clostridium scatologenes:
- a CDS encoding DegV family protein, which translates to MTKIALVTDSTSDLDKETVNKYNIKVLPLRIVYKDKEYIDRVNITPKEVYDNLGKEVPHTSLPSMQDMEKLFEQLEAEGYTHAIIVPISSGLSGTYSTLKLVSKNYPNIITTVFDSKSLTLGAGAILIKCGELLENGKTYEEIVEALPKIRESISVFYAVDTLKYLIIGGRIGKVSGTVGELLNIKPIISIDSSGIYYTYTKVRGNKKAISKLMDITKEMLISSKCRVWVMHGGAESVCEKMYEAFKLLPNITSLGMGDISPVAGVHTGPGLLGLVIMKELNF; encoded by the coding sequence ATGACTAAAATTGCGTTAGTTACAGATAGTACATCTGATTTAGATAAAGAAACAGTTAATAAGTACAATATAAAAGTACTACCATTAAGGATAGTTTATAAGGATAAAGAATATATAGACAGGGTAAATATAACACCTAAAGAAGTTTATGATAATTTAGGAAAAGAAGTTCCTCATACATCATTACCATCTATGCAGGATATGGAAAAGCTTTTTGAACAATTGGAAGCTGAAGGATATACACATGCTATTATAGTGCCTATTTCTTCAGGATTATCAGGAACATATAGTACATTAAAGTTAGTAAGTAAAAATTATCCTAATATCATAACTACAGTTTTTGATTCAAAATCTTTAACTTTAGGTGCAGGAGCTATATTGATAAAGTGTGGTGAACTTTTAGAAAATGGTAAGACTTATGAAGAAATAGTGGAAGCTTTGCCTAAAATAAGAGAAAGTATATCTGTATTCTATGCTGTTGATACATTAAAGTATCTTATTATTGGAGGAAGAATAGGTAAAGTTTCTGGTACTGTAGGTGAACTGTTAAATATAAAACCAATAATATCAATAGATTCTTCTGGAATATACTATACTTATACAAAGGTTAGAGGAAATAAAAAGGCTATAAGTAAGTTAATGGATATTACAAAAGAAATGTTGATTTCTTCCAAATGCAGAGTTTGGGTTATGCATGGTGGTGCTGAAAGTGTGTGTGAAAAGATGTATGAAGCTTTCAAATTATTACCTAACATAACTTCTCTTGGGATGGGAGATATAAGTCCTGTAGCAGGAGTACACACAGGACCAGGACTTTTAGGGCTTGTAATAATGAAAGAGTTGAATTTTTAA
- a CDS encoding NUDIX hydrolase: MRNMLLINKDGLTEKEFLESYKPGNYEKPSNTVDMLLFTMDDKLMHNDVKKLSEKELKILLIKRGNHPYMECFAIPGGFVNIDEALNEAAYRELKEETSVENVYLEQLYTWGDDIKRDPRMRVISISYMALVDKNSIKPKAGDDASDVKWFSVKKEFIFSIKEKDEKKDIYNLILTSDDEENKIVYKITEKYIKNGIMPNKKSEYEPLSFSKEELAFDHVKIIDTALERLKSKIQYTPIAFMFLPKCFTLIELQKIYEVILNRTLLKESFIKKVLPMLKETDIIKENTDHSFEKCYEFNKEWKHNFLNE, from the coding sequence ATGAGAAATATGTTACTTATAAATAAAGATGGATTAACTGAAAAGGAATTTTTAGAAAGTTATAAGCCAGGTAATTATGAAAAGCCATCTAATACTGTTGATATGCTGCTTTTTACAATGGATGATAAATTAATGCATAATGATGTGAAAAAATTATCTGAAAAGGAGCTTAAAATACTTCTAATAAAAAGAGGAAATCACCCTTATATGGAGTGCTTTGCAATCCCAGGTGGTTTTGTAAATATAGATGAAGCTTTAAATGAAGCTGCTTACAGAGAATTAAAGGAAGAAACAAGTGTAGAAAATGTATATTTGGAACAGTTGTATACTTGGGGAGATGATATAAAAAGAGATCCTAGGATGAGAGTTATATCAATATCTTACATGGCTTTAGTAGATAAAAATAGTATAAAGCCCAAGGCCGGGGATGATGCTAGTGATGTAAAATGGTTTTCTGTAAAAAAAGAATTTATATTTTCAATTAAAGAAAAAGATGAAAAAAAAGATATATATAATTTAATACTAACATCTGATGATGAAGAAAATAAAATAGTTTATAAAATTACTGAAAAGTATATTAAAAATGGTATTATGCCTAACAAGAAATCAGAATATGAACCTTTGAGTTTTAGTAAGGAGGAATTGGCTTTTGATCATGTAAAAATTATAGATACTGCACTGGAAAGGTTGAAAAGTAAAATACAATATACACCTATAGCTTTTATGTTTTTGCCAAAATGTTTTACTCTGATAGAGCTTCAGAAGATTTATGAAGTTATTTTAAATAGAACTTTACTTAAGGAAAGTTTTATAAAAAAAGTTTTACCTATGCTAAAAGAAACAGATATCATAAAAGAAAATACTGATCATAGTTTTGAAAAGTGTTATGAATTTAATAAAGAATGGAAACACAATTTTTTAAATGAGTAA
- a CDS encoding LytTR family DNA-binding domain-containing protein translates to MEMNLICSKNLERIIQEILSNRKIVISKDSKVCIIERGFELQKGKIGIYFDMESINVLMDYLDYMASNKEDFKNVITGKCDDDELKVLTYDDIYYFEAMGNDVFCRTENKKYKVKEKLYELEERLQNKGFIRISKCFIVNIVKVDRIISWFNSKLILKIVDIDEEIYVTRKYLTEFKKFLGF, encoded by the coding sequence ATGGAAATGAATTTAATTTGTTCGAAAAATCTTGAAAGAATTATACAAGAAATTCTTAGTAATAGAAAAATAGTGATTAGTAAGGATTCTAAAGTATGTATAATTGAAAGAGGATTTGAATTACAAAAAGGCAAAATAGGAATATATTTTGATATGGAATCAATAAATGTTTTGATGGATTATTTGGATTATATGGCCTCAAATAAAGAAGACTTTAAAAATGTAATTACAGGAAAATGTGATGATGATGAGCTTAAAGTATTAACTTATGATGATATTTACTACTTTGAAGCTATGGGAAATGATGTTTTTTGCAGGACAGAGAATAAAAAATATAAGGTTAAAGAAAAGCTTTATGAGCTGGAGGAGAGATTACAAAATAAGGGCTTTATAAGGATAAGCAAGTGCTTTATTGTAAATATAGTTAAAGTAGATCGCATTATTTCATGGTTCAACAGCAAACTTATATTAAAAATAGTGGACATAGATGAAGAAATTTATGTTACAAGAAAATATTTAACTGAATTCAAAAAATTTCTTGGATTTTGA